From the genome of Vicia villosa cultivar HV-30 ecotype Madison, WI linkage group LG2, Vvil1.0, whole genome shotgun sequence, one region includes:
- the LOC131653105 gene encoding heavy metal-associated isoprenylated plant protein 39-like, with protein MMKIVLKVELHDDRIKKKAMKTVSGLSGVESVAVDMKDQKLILIGDIDTVNVVEKLRKLCHAEIVSVGPAKEEKKEEPKKEEPKEEPKKKDPKEELAELVKACESYYNQMRQPNYPYYYYRTVEEYPSGCVIC; from the exons ATGATG AAAATAGTGCTAAAGGTAGAACTCCATGATGATAGAATCAAGAAAAAAGCCATGAAGACAGTATCTGGTCTTTCAG gaGTTGAGTCTGTTGCCGTTGACATGAAGGATCAAAAGTTGATATTAATCGGAGACATAGACACCGTTAATGTGGTTGAAAAGTTAAGGAAACTATGTCATGCTGAAATAGTTTCAGTTGGACCAgccaaagaagagaagaaggaagaacCAAAAAAAGAAGAGCCAAAGGAAGAGCCAAAGAAGAAGGATCCAAAAGAAGAATTGGCTGAGCTTGTGAAAGCATGTGAATCATATTATAATCAAATGAGACAGCCAAATtatccttattattattatagaacTGTGGAAGAATATCCTAGTGGGTGTGTTATttgttga
- the LOC131653109 gene encoding heavy metal-associated isoprenylated plant protein 39-like: MKVVLKVDFNNDKIKQKVMKTSSSLSGVESISMDMKEKKLTLLGNIDPVKAISKLRKLCHVEIVSVGPLEEKKESKNESIPIMCYEPYPFYYQI; encoded by the exons ATG AAAGTAGTATTGAAGGTGGACTTTAATAATGACAAAATCAAGCAAAAAGTTATGAAGACATCATCTAGTCTTTCAG GAGTTGAATCAATATCAATGGACATGAAAGAGAAGAAATTGACATTATTAGGAAATATTGATCCGGTAAAGGCAATATCCAAGCTAAGAAAATTGTGTCATGTTGAAATAGTTTCTGTTGGACCTCTAGAGGAGAAGAAGGAGTCAAAAAATGAGTCTATTCCTATTATGTGCTATGAACCCTATCCATTCTATTATCAAATCTAA